CTCTCCTGGCTATGTACTTCGTGTAACCCTATCATATGGAAACACCTGAATGCGTGTGGTTGCGATCAAGTGCGAACTGATGAAAACGTCAAACGAGCCTTTAAATTTTATCAACATACTTTTTTACTAGTTTACAATTTTCCAAAACAAAGGCAACAGAAGTATGGTAAGTATGATATGAAGATTGGTGAACTGCATAAAAGTATGTGGTATGAAGTTTTTTAGTGTTCGCATTATTCTTAAAATGTTTCACTAATAAAGAAAGGATCATAAAAAGCATTAAAGAAATGGGAAAGGGAAAAGAGGAATTCTGCAAGTACTTATAGCTGTTTTATGTTTCAATCGGCAAATAAAATGAGAACAAGTCATGTTGCCTCGAATCTTGACGCATGCACGATATTTTCTATTCATAAAAAGCATTAAAGAAATGGGAAAGGGAAAAGAGGAATTCTGCAAGTACTTATAGCTGTTTTATGTTTCAATCGGCAAATAAAATGAGAACAAGTCGTGTTGCCTCGAATCTTGACGCATGCACGATATTTTCTATTCacgaaaataacaaaactggCATGACATATCGATGGCTGTATGCGAGAACATTTtaactaaaacaattagacgcCGAAGGCTCCATCGGCGAGAGTCACAAGACGTACTACGCACGTAAAtgtattttataattttattcgGAATGTGAGAAACCTGTTTTTTCTACTACCGGAGGTGACCTTGTCGGCTGCCTTTGACCCGAACAAGGGGGAGGGTTGTCTAGGTATTCAAATGTATTGTTAGATCTATTCCGGAGGTACGGAGCGAAGAAATGGCGTCGTCAACAATACTTGCTTCTTATTTGTTGAGAATTGGGAGGTTTCTGACGGGCAAGAGgtggaagtgacgtcatcacgtAGGATGGAAAGCATGAGAGGGAGCCtaaaggaggaggagggggaccTTTTCGGAGGAAGATATCGAGATCGTGTGCACATTGATCCAGAAGAATTGGACTGACACAACAATTCAGAGATATCTTTTTGGTTTATTAACAACCAAACATTAAGCCACTTTATTTATAACAAGGGATCGGCGTCATCACTCATACCCTCTATCTTCTGATATCTTCAGCACCACGTGATCCTCGTCAGCGTTCAGTTGACTGATTAGTTTTTGTGGTGTCTTCACACTGTGTAAACCTCGTAAGGATCGGCGCCTTTTCGTCAGGATATACTTGTTCTTGCATTGCTTGAGTTGCTGATTTTATTATAAAGACCTGTTGGTTGATGGTTGACAGCGGCAATTTGATTAACCCAGAACACCCTGGAAATATGGTAATCTTTTTTGTGATGTTTACTTCTGATGAGATGATAGCTTTCTTGTGAGTGCTAAATTTCAAAGGTTTCTGAGTCGAGATCGCATAGTGTCCTCACATAGAGATCTGCGGCGCTTGTTGCCATACGAGGGTCTAAAGATAGAAAACATATAAGTTGTTAAAAATTCGATGCAAGAcataagaaaatgaaaaaaatgtcgTTATAAAGATTCCTAtactccccttctctcaccccTTCAAAAAAACGCACACACATACCTAGGACTGCGACCCTCTCACTCAGCAAATACTATAGGTACGTGCCTGATTGCTACCTCTGACTACCCTCTATCATTTGGCCACTTCCCAAAGAAAAATGAAGGGATAGGGGGGTgggtaaggaaaaaaaatcaatgcaGCCCAAACCAGACAGAAAACAAATCTATTCAAcgatgaaaaaaattatacacGTCTCGGAGACAAGAAACAcccccttcacttttctaataGTCCATCCATAATACTCTGGGGTTTGGGGAGTGGCCGCTTATTAGAGGGTGACTGCTTGATAGAGATACTACTGTAAATTAAGATCTTTCAACTGCATGGTTACATTCTCCGGTTACTGAGCTCACCTGTATCCAGTCCGCACTCAATTATGGGTTTTGCATGGTCATGAAATGTCGCTGCTGAATCGGAGCCCATGAACTCGTTCCCCGGACATCCTGAGTCGTCCGATTCAGACTTTGTGCTGTCCCCTACAACGTCATGGGTACCAAACCTCTCCTTCTCCACAACATTGCCTGGTTCATCACGGAAAAAACACGTGATTACTTCATTGCTATGTCCCAGATGACGCATCGGTCTGGAGTCTTCCCATGATGCATTATTACCACAGGCTCTACCAGCGGGCAGATCAGAGTTGTAACACTGAGTTATCCCTACTGGGATGTCCATGAGATGTTGTGACCCTGAATCTAGTTGTTTAGTCCTCCCAGTGAACTCCAAGTCTTTTCTCAAGCGCCGTTCTGTGTCTAGTTCAGGATCCCCCGGGGTAACCCCAACAGTATAAAATGCTCCTTGTTTCACATGCCTTACGGTGTTTGTGGTGTCGCTACGCACAGAAGCGTTTGCCTCGCGGCGAAGTTGCAGCTTAACAGGCTCCTTCGAAGTCGGGTTGTAAAAAAGCGGTAAACCCATTGGAAGTCGCGGTACCCTGGCGTTATCATCGAACGTCGAGTTCTCAATCTTGCTAGAACATTCCGTACGATAGTTCATTTTTCTGTCTGATAGAGCACGCCGCACTTTGGGACCCTTGACCACCCCAGTTCTCTTACCGGAGCTTACAGACATCTTTGTTTGGTTGCTGGAGTTTTGGACAACACTAGATGTCTCTAACTGTTCTGGTTTGCTGAATGCCTTAGTTTTCTTGCGAGCGTTAGCAACAGAAGGTGGTGAAGGAGACTGGTTTTGTAGAAAGTGCATTGATTTCGATCGAGGCAAGCGGAACCGACTGAGTGCGCGAAACGGCTGAGGAGATCGCTGTTGAATAGGCTTGTTTTCCGCCACGTTTAAGGCGTCAGGATCAAAGGCATTGTATAAAGACTTCGAGCGTTTAGTTCGTCCTTTCATTGACATCTTGAAGTTGAATCTTGACTGTGATCTGGGCAACTGCTTGATACGTGGAGCAATGGCCTTGTCTTTCTCGGTCTTATCGCTTACACTGGCATGATCCACCTGTTCTGTCTGTTTAGATAAAGCTGTTGCTCGTGCTAACCAGGCTTCCAAGCGATCATTGACTTGCTTAGCAAATACAAGCTGATCTTCTTTCCACAAGGCTCGACTACGAGCTACAGCGGCGCTTTGTTCTTCAGACATCACTCTGTTTCTAGCGGCCTGTCGCTGAGGACTTGAAAAGAGATCAAGCGAACTAATTGACCTACTATGGGCCTTTACATCTGAAACAGGGCTTTGGTTGTTCGGCGTGTTCTCGTGGAAGCTAAGACTAATTTCGGGTGTATCTGCCGGGCTTGTAACAGGCTTAAATATGTCTATAATATACTCATTATCATGATCACAATCATggccataatcatcatcatcatcgtcatgcGAAGTGACGCGTACTGTTGGCTTGGAGAGTTGTCCTGGCCCAACATACACCGTATCTGTGCTTCTCTTTGCATTCTTACAACTTGTAATTTCATTACTTGTAATCACATTCTGGTCATGCCTGATATTTTGTGATCTTACTGAAACAAATTCCGTTTTATTTTCCGGTACTTTAGCTTGATCATCCGGTGATCTTTTCTTAGAAACACCTTGAAGTTTTTCCATGAAGTAGGCCTCGAGGTCCTTTAGTGACTCTTTATGGCCTGTTGGCGTTCTAGGAAGCTCCGCTACCTCGCTCTGTGAGCCGGACAAAGACGTAGACGGACTTGGTGATCTGAGTGGAGAGTCTTCCCCAGCGATCACAAGGTCACGTAAAGCATCCAGTAACTCCTGCATCTCTGTCCCAACACTACCTCTTCGAGTAAACTCTGGAAGCAGTTCTTCCTGATCTAGGGGGTACTCCCCTGCGTCCTTCTGTAGTTCATTGATGGAACTTAGTAACATCTCCATCTGATCTTGGATGTCCCTTCCCTCTCCGTGACGGAAAAGAGAGCTACGTGGATCATCAATCCCGTTTCCTTTTACTCCTTCACAGTTTTTGATCAATTCCTGGACCTCATTCTTGTGCACAATTATATTTAGAGCATCTGCTAGGGAATTACGCCTAGGCGATGAAGACGCTGATTTGACTAATGCGTTCAGAAGTAGAGAGCCTCCAATAGAACGACGTTTGACATTTGAAGCGCATCCGCTCTGTGACATCAGATCTTCCTCACGTGGCGATGGGCTCCGAGCCAAACTCCCTGACAGGGACGCCC
The sequence above is a segment of the Nematostella vectensis chromosome 2, jaNemVect1.1, whole genome shotgun sequence genome. Coding sequences within it:
- the LOC116616000 gene encoding uncharacterized protein LOC116616000 isoform X2; translated protein: MGSDLPRQYNISESSFDFAVYPNLQKRRTSASVTEIKDLYTALQELVPSKTRSRSASPCPPISKKISTSCDRRDRSRSYSSPVSPSRSNSSSPRMSRSAKRGISKSKSCQTLTIQKSFEPWKHSTVQRRASLSGSLARSPSPREEDLMSQSGCASNVKRRSIGGSLLLNALVKSASSSPRRNSLADALNIIVHKNEVQELIKNCEGVKGNGIDDPRSSLFRHGEGRDIQDQMEMLLSSINELQKDAGEYPLDQEELLPEFTRRGSVGTEMQELLDALRDLVIAGEDSPLRSPSPSTSLSGSQSEVAELPRTPTGHKESLKDLEAYFMEKLQGVSKKRSPDDQAKVPENKTEFVSVRSQNIRHDQNVITSNEITSCKNAKRSTDTVYVGPGQLSKPTVRVTSHDDDDDDYGHDCDHDNEYIIDIFKPVTSPADTPEISLSFHENTPNNQSPVSDVKAHSRSISSLDLFSSPQRQAARNRVMSEEQSAAVARSRALWKEDQLVFAKQVNDRLEAWLARATALSKQTEQVDHASVSDKTEKDKAIAPRIKQLPRSQSRFNFKMSMKGRTKRSKSLYNAFDPDALNVAENKPIQQRSPQPFRALSRFRLPRSKSMHFLQNQSPSPPSVANARKKTKAFSKPEQLETSSVVQNSSNQTKMSVSSGKRTGVVKGPKVRRALSDRKMNYRTECSSKIENSTFDDNARVPRLPMGLPLFYNPTSKEPVKLQLRREANASVRSDTTNTVRHVKQGAFYTVGVTPGDPELDTERRLRKDLEFTGRTKQLDSGSQHLMDIPVGITQCYNSDLPAGRACGNNASWEDSRPMRHLGHSNEVITCFFRDEPGNVVEKERFGTHDVVGDSTKSESDDSGCPGNEFMGSDSAATFHDHAKPIIECGLDTDPRMATSAADLYVRTLCDLDSETFEI
- the LOC116616000 gene encoding uncharacterized protein LOC116616000 isoform X1, whose translation is MESKTRTKRRSDLPRQYNISESSFDFAVYPNLQKRRTSASVTEIKDLYTALQELVPSKTRSRSASPCPPISKKISTSCDRRDRSRSYSSPVSPSRSNSSSPRMSRSAKRGISKSKSCQTLTIQKSFEPWKHSTVQRRASLSGSLARSPSPREEDLMSQSGCASNVKRRSIGGSLLLNALVKSASSSPRRNSLADALNIIVHKNEVQELIKNCEGVKGNGIDDPRSSLFRHGEGRDIQDQMEMLLSSINELQKDAGEYPLDQEELLPEFTRRGSVGTEMQELLDALRDLVIAGEDSPLRSPSPSTSLSGSQSEVAELPRTPTGHKESLKDLEAYFMEKLQGVSKKRSPDDQAKVPENKTEFVSVRSQNIRHDQNVITSNEITSCKNAKRSTDTVYVGPGQLSKPTVRVTSHDDDDDDYGHDCDHDNEYIIDIFKPVTSPADTPEISLSFHENTPNNQSPVSDVKAHSRSISSLDLFSSPQRQAARNRVMSEEQSAAVARSRALWKEDQLVFAKQVNDRLEAWLARATALSKQTEQVDHASVSDKTEKDKAIAPRIKQLPRSQSRFNFKMSMKGRTKRSKSLYNAFDPDALNVAENKPIQQRSPQPFRALSRFRLPRSKSMHFLQNQSPSPPSVANARKKTKAFSKPEQLETSSVVQNSSNQTKMSVSSGKRTGVVKGPKVRRALSDRKMNYRTECSSKIENSTFDDNARVPRLPMGLPLFYNPTSKEPVKLQLRREANASVRSDTTNTVRHVKQGAFYTVGVTPGDPELDTERRLRKDLEFTGRTKQLDSGSQHLMDIPVGITQCYNSDLPAGRACGNNASWEDSRPMRHLGHSNEVITCFFRDEPGNVVEKERFGTHDVVGDSTKSESDDSGCPGNEFMGSDSAATFHDHAKPIIECGLDTDPRMATSAADLYVRTLCDLDSETFEI